A window from Pseudomonas alloputida encodes these proteins:
- a CDS encoding DUF3077 domain-containing protein has translation MTTEDTQCTVGKTIFFQGENQTHPLFRIEAGIPCQNAREQASELMGYARDLTIDGLMEDKPKLIWAAHYLCALGKALLDDAELGMMR, from the coding sequence ATGACAACCGAAGACACCCAATGCACAGTCGGTAAAACCATCTTCTTTCAAGGTGAAAACCAGACCCACCCACTGTTCCGCATCGAAGCAGGCATTCCTTGCCAAAACGCCCGCGAACAGGCCTCGGAACTGATGGGCTATGCGCGGGACCTGACCATCGACGGACTGATGGAAGACAAGCCCAAACTGATCTGGGCGGCGCACTACCTCTGTGCTTTGGGCAAAGCGCTACTGGATGATGCCGAACTCGGCATGATGCGTTGA
- the hsdR gene encoding EcoAI/FtnUII family type I restriction enzme subunit R, whose amino-acid sequence MDKKSLSERDICSKYIAPAIQHAGWDMHKQVREEVSFTKGRIMVRGKLHSRGEARRADFILYHQANLPIAVIEAKDNKHSVGSGMQQALGYAEALDVPFVFSSNGDGFLFHDRSGTDSKVETELSLDQFPSPAELWHRYCQWKGLDNAVQHKIEAPYYDDGSGRMPRYYQMNAINRTVEAVARGQDRVLLVMATGTGKTYTAFQIIWRLWKSKQKKRILFLADRNILVDQTKNNDFKPFGQAMTKIARRQIDTSYEIYLSLYQAVTGAEEEMNVYKQFSRDFFDLIVIDECHRGSAAEDSAWREILGYFSNATHVGLTATPKETKEVSSITYFGEPVYSYTLKQGIEDGFLAPYKVVRIDFDKDLQGWRPPKGMLDKNGELIEDRIYNLKDMDRTLVIETRTQLVAQKVTEFLKASDPFQKTIVFCDDINHAERMRQALVNLNPERVAENRKYVMRITGDDQEGKAELDNFINPEERYPVIATTSKLMTTGVDAQTCKLIVLDQHIKSMTEFKQIIGRGTRINEDFGKYWFTIMDFKKATELFADPAFDGDPVVVYAPEGNELPVPPDDLLEGDGISAGSDGESDDLDFTGEEDGKKLIKYVIDSIPIYVIAERVQYYGPDGRLITESLHDYTRTCVQKQFASLDDFLRHWSDAEQKKVIIDEMAAQGVMWEALAEEVEKKQGKPLDPFDLICHVAFDQPPLSRKERAEQVKKRNYFAKYSGAARQVLEALLDKYADTGIEHIEDIKILQLDPFNQLGAPIELVKAFGGKAGYNKAIHELEDALYAS is encoded by the coding sequence ATGGACAAGAAATCACTTTCCGAGCGGGACATCTGCAGCAAATACATCGCTCCAGCCATCCAGCACGCTGGGTGGGACATGCACAAACAGGTGCGTGAAGAGGTCAGCTTCACCAAAGGCCGGATTATGGTCCGTGGCAAGCTTCACAGCCGGGGCGAAGCACGCCGTGCAGACTTCATCCTCTACCACCAAGCCAACCTGCCTATCGCTGTGATCGAGGCGAAGGATAACAAGCACTCCGTTGGCTCCGGCATGCAGCAAGCGCTTGGCTATGCAGAGGCGTTGGATGTGCCGTTCGTGTTCTCCAGCAATGGCGATGGTTTTCTCTTTCATGATCGCAGTGGGACAGACAGCAAGGTCGAAACTGAACTCTCCTTGGATCAGTTCCCTAGTCCTGCCGAACTTTGGCACCGCTACTGCCAATGGAAGGGGTTGGACAATGCTGTTCAACACAAGATAGAAGCGCCCTACTACGACGACGGCTCCGGACGTATGCCGCGCTATTACCAAATGAACGCCATCAACCGCACCGTTGAGGCGGTAGCGCGCGGGCAAGACCGCGTTCTGCTGGTAATGGCAACTGGCACCGGAAAAACCTACACCGCCTTTCAAATCATCTGGCGACTGTGGAAATCGAAACAGAAAAAAAGAATCCTGTTCCTTGCCGACCGCAACATCCTGGTCGACCAGACAAAGAACAACGACTTTAAGCCCTTCGGCCAGGCGATGACCAAAATCGCCAGACGCCAGATAGACACCTCCTACGAAATCTACCTGTCGCTCTATCAGGCGGTGACTGGTGCTGAAGAAGAGATGAACGTCTACAAGCAGTTCTCCCGCGACTTCTTCGACTTGATCGTGATCGACGAATGCCACCGTGGCAGCGCCGCCGAGGACTCCGCCTGGCGCGAGATTCTTGGCTACTTCTCCAACGCCACCCATGTCGGCCTCACCGCAACACCGAAGGAAACCAAAGAGGTGTCCAGCATCACCTACTTCGGTGAGCCGGTGTACAGCTACACCCTCAAACAGGGCATCGAGGACGGTTTTCTCGCGCCCTATAAAGTGGTGCGGATCGACTTCGACAAAGACCTACAAGGCTGGCGCCCCCCCAAGGGTATGCTCGACAAGAATGGCGAGCTGATCGAAGACCGCATCTACAACCTCAAGGACATGGATCGCACTCTGGTCATCGAAACGCGCACCCAACTGGTGGCGCAGAAGGTCACCGAGTTCCTCAAGGCCTCCGACCCGTTCCAGAAAACCATCGTCTTCTGCGACGATATCAATCACGCCGAGCGTATGCGCCAGGCCTTGGTCAACCTGAACCCCGAGCGCGTGGCTGAGAACCGCAAGTACGTCATGCGCATCACCGGCGATGATCAGGAAGGCAAGGCCGAGCTGGATAACTTCATCAACCCGGAAGAGCGCTACCCGGTCATCGCCACCACCAGCAAGCTGATGACCACCGGTGTCGATGCGCAGACTTGCAAGCTGATCGTGCTCGACCAGCACATCAAGTCGATGACCGAGTTCAAGCAGATCATCGGCCGTGGCACCCGCATCAATGAAGATTTCGGCAAATACTGGTTCACCATTATGGACTTCAAGAAGGCCACCGAGCTTTTTGCCGACCCAGCTTTCGACGGAGACCCAGTGGTGGTCTACGCCCCCGAAGGCAACGAGCTACCAGTCCCGCCCGACGATTTACTTGAAGGCGATGGCATCAGCGCAGGGAGTGATGGAGAAAGCGATGATTTGGATTTTACCGGCGAGGAAGACGGCAAGAAGCTCATCAAATACGTCATCGACAGCATCCCGATCTATGTCATCGCCGAGCGTGTCCAGTACTACGGGCCGGATGGCCGACTGATCACCGAATCGCTGCACGACTACACCCGTACCTGCGTGCAAAAACAGTTCGCCTCGCTGGACGACTTTCTGCGCCATTGGAGTGATGCCGAGCAGAAAAAGGTCATCATCGACGAAATGGCAGCCCAAGGCGTGATGTGGGAAGCCCTGGCCGAAGAAGTGGAAAAGAAACAGGGCAAGCCACTCGATCCGTTTGACTTGATCTGCCACGTCGCGTTCGACCAACCGCCGCTGTCGCGTAAAGAACGCGCCGAACAAGTGAAAAAGCGTAACTACTTCGCCAAATACTCCGGTGCAGCGCGCCAGGTGCTGGAAGCGCTGCTGGATAAATACGCCGACACCGGCATTGAGCACATCGAGGACATCAAAATCCTCCAGCTCGATCCCTTTAACCAGCTCGGTGCACCCATCGAACTGGTTAAAGCCTTTGGCGGCAAAGCTGGCTACAACAAAGCTATCCATGAACTGGAAGACGCGCTGTACGCCAGTTAA
- a CDS encoding type I restriction-modification system subunit M, giving the protein MSISSTIKSIQDIMRKDVGVDGDAQRIGQLVWLLFLKIFDDRELEWELMDDNYKSPIPDSCRWRTWAADPEGMTGDALKDFIDNNLFPQLQNLHEYSNTPSAFVVRSVFEDAYNYMKSGQLLRQVINKIQEGVDFNRAQERHEFGNLYEQLLRDLQNAGNAGEFYTPRPVTEFMVRMVDPKLAEKVMDPACGTGGFLTCAIEHKRRRYVKTAEDERTLQASIFGVEKKPLPHLLATTNMILHGIEVPSQIRHDNTLSKPLISWGPSERVHCIVANPPFGGMEEDGIETNFPAAFRTRETADLFLVLIMQLLKDGGRAAVVLPDGFLFGEGIKSRIKEKLLTECNLHTIVRLPNGVFNPYTGIKTNLLFFTKGTPTKQVWFYEHQYPAGVKNYSKTRPMRIEEFAVEEAWWGSEADGFAARAENAFAWQVSVEELQARNWNLDCKNPHTGEQVSHDPDELLRNYASVQDEISDLRDQLKAVLAEALRRKV; this is encoded by the coding sequence ATGTCCATCAGCTCCACCATCAAGTCCATCCAGGACATCATGCGCAAAGACGTCGGCGTCGATGGCGACGCCCAGCGCATTGGCCAGCTGGTCTGGCTGCTGTTCCTCAAGATCTTCGATGACCGCGAGCTGGAATGGGAACTGATGGACGACAACTACAAGTCGCCCATCCCCGACAGCTGCCGCTGGCGCACCTGGGCGGCCGACCCGGAAGGCATGACCGGCGATGCGCTGAAGGACTTTATCGACAACAACCTGTTCCCGCAGCTGCAGAACCTGCACGAATACAGCAACACACCCTCGGCCTTTGTGGTGCGCAGCGTGTTTGAAGACGCCTACAACTACATGAAATCCGGCCAGCTGCTGCGCCAGGTGATCAACAAGATTCAGGAAGGCGTGGACTTCAACAGGGCCCAGGAACGCCACGAGTTCGGCAACCTCTATGAACAATTGCTGCGCGACCTGCAGAACGCCGGCAACGCCGGTGAGTTCTACACACCTCGACCAGTCACCGAATTTATGGTGCGCATGGTTGATCCCAAGCTGGCTGAAAAGGTCATGGACCCGGCCTGCGGCACCGGCGGCTTTCTCACCTGCGCCATCGAGCACAAGCGCAGACGCTATGTAAAAACCGCCGAAGACGAACGCACCTTGCAGGCCAGCATTTTTGGCGTGGAGAAAAAACCGCTGCCGCACCTGCTGGCCACCACCAACATGATCCTGCATGGCATCGAAGTGCCCAGCCAGATCCGTCACGACAACACCCTGAGCAAACCGCTGATCAGCTGGGGCCCAAGCGAGCGCGTGCATTGTATCGTCGCCAACCCGCCGTTCGGCGGCATGGAAGAAGACGGTATCGAAACAAATTTTCCTGCCGCTTTCCGCACCCGGGAAACCGCCGATTTGTTCTTGGTATTGATTATGCAGCTGCTCAAAGATGGTGGCCGCGCCGCAGTGGTACTGCCCGATGGCTTCCTTTTTGGCGAAGGCATCAAAAGCCGCATCAAGGAAAAGCTGCTCACCGAGTGTAACCTGCACACCATCGTTCGCTTGCCCAATGGCGTGTTCAACCCCTACACCGGCATCAAGACCAACCTGCTGTTCTTCACCAAAGGCACACCGACCAAACAGGTGTGGTTCTACGAGCACCAATACCCGGCAGGCGTTAAAAACTACTCGAAAACCCGCCCCATGCGCATCGAAGAGTTTGCCGTGGAAGAAGCCTGGTGGGGCAGCGAGGCCGATGGCTTTGCTGCTCGCGCGGAGAACGCATTTGCCTGGCAAGTCAGCGTCGAAGAGCTGCAAGCGCGCAACTGGAACCTGGACTGCAAAAACCCGCATACCGGCGAGCAGGTCAGCCACGACCCGGACGAACTACTGCGCAACTACGCCAGCGTGCAAGACGAAATCAGCGATCTACGCGATCAGCTTAAAGCGGTATTGGCCGAAGCCCTGAGGCGCAAGGTATGA
- a CDS encoding restriction endonuclease subunit S, with protein MTALLIDNLPLLAGAPNGIRKLRELILELAVRGKLVPQEPNDEPASELLARIALESAQLVAGGKAKKGNVKAGVVAQGLDSAELPTTWIWTSFDDLINPEYPIAYGVLVPGPDVADGVPFVRIADLDLVAPPHKPEKSISPEVDRQYERTRIRGGEILMGVVGSIGKLGIAPESWAGANIARAICRVVPSVHVSKDYIIWLLQSDLMRKQFLGDTRTLAQPTLNVGLIRSAAAPLPPLAEQHRIVAKVEELMALCDRLEAQQADAESAHVQLVQAMLDSLTQAIDAADFATSWQRLAEHFHTLFTNEFAIDALKKTLLQLAVMGKLVPQDVTDESASELLKRIEGEKQRLVNEGLMKKQKPLVESTSGQIKPALPSSWKWVPLLDITTGMDSGWSPACLGNSSPSDDVWGVLKTTAVQVMSYLQHENKELPSHLEPRPEAETKVGDILFTRAGPMNRVGISCLVESTRPKLMISDKIIRFHPVELGVYGRFVALCLNAGETAKYLEQAKSGMAASQVNISQEKLRLAPIPLAPLREQHRIVTKVDQLMKLCDTLKQQINVARSKQTELLDTLMAQV; from the coding sequence ATGACGGCGCTACTCATCGACAACCTGCCGCTGCTGGCCGGTGCACCCAATGGCATCAGAAAGTTGCGCGAGCTGATTCTGGAACTGGCGGTGCGCGGTAAGTTGGTACCGCAAGAGCCTAATGATGAGCCGGCCAGTGAGTTGCTAGCGCGAATTGCCTTAGAGAGTGCACAGCTAGTGGCGGGGGGTAAGGCAAAGAAAGGAAATGTTAAAGCTGGCGTAGTAGCGCAAGGTCTAGACAGCGCTGAACTACCCACAACTTGGATATGGACATCGTTCGATGATCTAATAAATCCAGAATACCCAATCGCTTATGGGGTCCTTGTACCGGGGCCTGATGTAGCAGATGGAGTTCCTTTTGTTCGAATTGCTGATCTTGATTTGGTGGCACCGCCACATAAGCCCGAAAAGTCAATAAGCCCAGAAGTTGACCGCCAATATGAACGGACTCGCATTCGCGGCGGCGAAATTCTTATGGGGGTAGTTGGCAGCATCGGGAAACTGGGTATTGCTCCTGAAAGCTGGGCCGGCGCCAACATTGCCAGAGCTATTTGCCGTGTAGTCCCCAGTGTGCATGTCTCGAAGGACTACATAATTTGGTTGCTACAAAGTGACCTTATGCGAAAGCAGTTCTTGGGAGATACTCGAACCCTCGCCCAGCCAACATTAAATGTTGGCCTGATTCGTAGTGCCGCGGCACCTCTGCCTCCCCTCGCCGAACAACACCGCATCGTTGCCAAAGTCGAAGAACTAATGGCCCTATGCGACCGCTTGGAAGCCCAGCAGGCCGACGCCGAGTCCGCCCACGTCCAACTGGTGCAGGCGATGCTCGACAGCCTGACCCAAGCCATCGACGCCGCCGACTTCGCGACCAGTTGGCAGCGCCTAGCCGAGCACTTTCACACCCTGTTCACAAACGAGTTTGCCATCGACGCCCTCAAGAAAACCCTCTTGCAACTTGCCGTGATGGGAAAGCTTGTCCCGCAAGACGTTACTGACGAATCCGCCAGCGAACTGTTAAAACGCATCGAGGGAGAAAAACAGCGGTTGGTGAACGAAGGATTGATGAAAAAACAAAAGCCATTGGTGGAAAGTACAAGCGGGCAAATCAAACCCGCACTGCCTTCTTCGTGGAAATGGGTACCTCTTTTAGACATAACAACGGGTATGGATTCTGGATGGAGCCCTGCATGTCTTGGTAATAGTTCGCCTTCTGATGATGTGTGGGGGGTCCTCAAAACAACAGCAGTTCAGGTAATGAGCTATCTACAACACGAAAATAAAGAGCTACCTAGCCACCTTGAACCTCGCCCTGAGGCAGAGACTAAGGTCGGTGATATACTATTCACTCGGGCTGGCCCTATGAACCGCGTGGGAATTTCTTGCCTCGTTGAAAGTACGCGCCCGAAATTAATGATTTCCGACAAGATCATCAGGTTTCATCCTGTTGAGCTGGGTGTTTATGGAAGGTTTGTCGCTCTTTGCTTGAACGCTGGAGAAACTGCCAAATATCTCGAACAGGCCAAGTCCGGCATGGCTGCAAGTCAGGTCAATATCTCGCAAGAAAAGCTGAGATTGGCTCCGATCCCGTTAGCACCGCTCCGCGAGCAACACCGCATTGTCACAAAGGTCGATCAGCTTATGAAACTATGCGATACGCTAAAGCAACAGATAAATGTAGCTCGCAGCAAGCAAACAGAGCTATTAGATACCCTTATGGCTCAGGTGTAG
- a CDS encoding AAA family ATPase yields the protein MRLKLLSISHYKNLKNFNLEFDGESFVDLFVGKNGSGKSNLFEALVEIFRHLYEYDRENIEPKFDYTIIYDINDVATEIIWEAGQLTINGRERSTIGETLLPDNVLIYYSGHNEIIKNLVSDYEETFRKRIKNADLDESRHFIGIGPEYKALLMAILLMQKPDNKAKQFICKKLGINNLGITKPGGRGLTQPVVKLELKRPLYAKGNNYNIINNDETDRYWKPAGITKIFLDRLTNCVSQEAGNMALAEGYFSLEDRYTLYFDISKIQQEFVDLNAQEFFRQFDNLKTLGMLADIAIPLQLCNGLDASITNFSDGQFQSVYIYSIVELFKDRNCLTLLDEPDSFLHPEWQFEFPKQVLEITDAAAKSNHILMSSHSASTITTANENLINLFELQDDKIVVNKVNKADIIKSLSAGLISFSESEAHLNIHHALKNTTGAVLFTEGITDEMILETAWTKIFPAQKRSFAIQNAFDRIFLRNLFSREELEKNFPDRIMFALFDFDEAYDDWNGLKKESDSETDPYKGLSKQLKCKHHYAMLLPVPDIQALKHQVLNPEGKPWGKGAQSHLPIELLFYKDEFLGQWFQKKATPGGGEIIEFIGDKVSFAKNFVPTLEATCFEPLKLVFEFIQSKC from the coding sequence ATGCGCCTGAAGTTGCTCTCAATCAGCCACTACAAAAACCTTAAGAATTTCAACTTAGAGTTTGATGGTGAAAGCTTCGTCGATCTATTTGTCGGTAAAAACGGAAGTGGCAAATCAAATCTTTTTGAGGCGCTGGTAGAAATATTTCGCCATCTCTACGAGTACGACAGGGAAAATATAGAGCCTAAATTCGACTACACTATTATTTATGATATCAACGATGTAGCCACAGAGATTATTTGGGAGGCAGGCCAGCTGACCATCAACGGCCGGGAGCGCTCAACCATTGGTGAAACACTGCTTCCCGATAACGTATTAATATACTATTCTGGGCATAATGAAATCATTAAAAACTTGGTAAGCGATTACGAAGAAACTTTCAGAAAACGCATAAAAAATGCTGACCTTGATGAAAGCCGCCACTTCATAGGTATCGGCCCCGAATACAAGGCCCTCTTAATGGCTATTCTGCTGATGCAAAAGCCAGACAATAAAGCCAAACAATTCATCTGCAAAAAGCTAGGCATAAATAATCTCGGAATAACTAAGCCAGGAGGAAGAGGACTAACTCAACCCGTTGTAAAACTTGAACTTAAGCGCCCATTGTACGCAAAGGGAAACAACTACAACATCATTAACAATGATGAGACTGACCGCTACTGGAAACCAGCGGGCATTACTAAAATATTCCTTGACCGCCTAACAAATTGCGTCAGCCAAGAAGCTGGTAACATGGCGTTAGCAGAGGGCTATTTTTCCTTGGAGGATCGCTACACCTTGTATTTCGACATTTCCAAAATTCAACAGGAATTTGTCGACCTTAACGCTCAGGAATTTTTCCGCCAATTCGACAATCTAAAAACACTTGGAATGTTGGCGGACATCGCAATACCACTCCAACTCTGCAATGGATTAGACGCTAGCATTACTAATTTTAGTGATGGTCAGTTCCAGTCGGTCTACATCTATTCCATCGTCGAGTTATTCAAAGACCGAAATTGTCTAACTTTGCTAGACGAGCCGGATTCATTCCTACATCCCGAATGGCAGTTTGAATTCCCGAAGCAAGTACTAGAGATCACTGATGCAGCGGCTAAAAGCAACCACATACTAATGAGTAGCCATAGTGCTTCGACCATCACGACTGCAAACGAAAACCTCATCAACTTATTCGAGCTCCAAGACGACAAGATTGTAGTCAATAAAGTCAATAAAGCAGACATCATAAAATCACTCTCCGCCGGTCTTATTTCTTTTTCTGAAAGTGAGGCCCACCTGAATATCCATCATGCTCTGAAAAACACGACAGGCGCCGTATTGTTTACTGAAGGCATAACTGATGAAATGATTCTGGAAACTGCATGGACGAAAATATTCCCAGCTCAGAAACGCAGCTTTGCAATCCAGAATGCTTTCGACAGGATTTTTCTGAGAAACCTTTTCTCACGTGAAGAGCTTGAAAAAAACTTCCCCGATCGAATCATGTTCGCTCTTTTCGATTTTGATGAGGCATATGATGATTGGAATGGTCTCAAAAAAGAAAGTGACTCAGAAACAGACCCCTACAAGGGTTTATCAAAACAACTCAAGTGTAAACATCATTATGCAATGCTGCTACCAGTCCCCGACATACAGGCATTGAAGCACCAAGTGCTAAACCCCGAAGGGAAACCGTGGGGTAAAGGCGCGCAATCTCACCTGCCTATTGAGTTGCTTTTTTACAAGGACGAATTTCTTGGCCAGTGGTTCCAGAAGAAAGCCACGCCCGGTGGTGGTGAGATAATCGAGTTTATCGGCGACAAGGTATCTTTTGCCAAAAACTTTGTACCCACACTAGAAGCCACATGCTTTGAGCCATTAAAGCTAGTGTTTGAGTTCATCCAGTCAAAATGCTAG
- a CDS encoding IS66-like element ISPpu15 family transposase, which yields MISVPDNLPDDPAALKLLLAQLLAERTVDKGQIVDLKEQVKLLRDRLFNRKSEQTVESNTPQLALFNEPESQWVPTADDADEEVVAPSKQRGKRKPLSADLPRIEVIHDLPEHELTCACGCRKHVVGEQTSEQLDIVPMQIRVLKHVRKIYGCRGCETAPVTADKPAQLIEKSMASPSVLAMLLTTKYVDGLPLHRFETVLNRHGIEIPRQTLARWVIQCSEHFQPLLNLMRDRLLESPVIHCDETRVQVLKEPDRDPTSQSWMWVQASGPPDRQVVLFDYTTSRAQEVPLRLLEGYRGYVMTDDYAGYNALALQPGVERLACMAHVRRKFVEAQKVQPKGKSGRADVALTMINKLYGIERDLKDASDEQRFIGRQERSLPILEQLKSWLDKTHSQVTPQSVLGKAVLYLANNWNRLERYVEAGHLPIDNNLAERAIKPFVIGRKAWLFSDTPKGATASAQIYSLVETAKVNGQEPYTWLRHVLERLPHASSVADYEALLPWNCSPEMPR from the coding sequence ATGATTTCAGTGCCCGATAACCTTCCTGACGACCCTGCCGCGCTCAAACTACTGCTTGCGCAGTTGTTGGCCGAGCGCACGGTCGACAAAGGTCAGATCGTCGACCTTAAAGAACAGGTCAAGCTGCTGCGTGACCGATTATTCAATCGCAAGTCCGAGCAAACCGTCGAGTCCAACACGCCCCAACTGGCGTTGTTCAATGAACCCGAAAGTCAGTGGGTACCTACCGCTGATGATGCCGACGAAGAAGTTGTTGCGCCAAGCAAGCAGCGCGGCAAACGCAAGCCACTGTCGGCTGACCTGCCACGCATTGAAGTCATTCATGACTTGCCCGAGCACGAACTGACTTGCGCCTGTGGTTGCCGCAAACACGTGGTTGGCGAGCAAACCAGCGAACAACTCGACATCGTGCCGATGCAGATCCGTGTGCTTAAACACGTACGCAAAATCTATGGCTGCCGTGGCTGCGAAACCGCGCCGGTCACCGCTGACAAGCCGGCCCAATTGATTGAAAAGAGCATGGCCAGTCCCAGCGTGCTGGCGATGTTGCTAACCACCAAGTACGTCGATGGCCTGCCGCTGCACCGCTTCGAAACGGTGCTGAACCGACATGGTATCGAGATCCCCCGGCAAACCCTGGCCCGCTGGGTCATCCAGTGCAGCGAACACTTTCAGCCACTGCTGAACCTGATGCGTGACCGCCTGCTGGAAAGCCCGGTGATCCATTGCGATGAAACTCGCGTGCAGGTGCTCAAAGAGCCGGATCGTGATCCGACCAGTCAATCCTGGATGTGGGTGCAGGCCAGTGGCCCGCCTGATCGACAAGTCGTGCTGTTCGATTACACCACCAGCCGCGCGCAGGAGGTGCCGCTGCGCCTGCTGGAGGGCTATCGCGGTTACGTGATGACCGATGATTACGCCGGTTACAACGCGTTGGCGCTACAGCCGGGCGTTGAACGACTGGCGTGCATGGCGCATGTCCGGCGTAAATTCGTCGAAGCGCAGAAGGTGCAGCCTAAGGGCAAGAGCGGTCGCGCCGATGTTGCGCTGACGATGATCAACAAACTGTATGGCATCGAACGCGACCTCAAGGATGCCAGCGATGAACAGCGATTCATCGGTCGTCAGGAACGAAGCCTGCCGATCCTTGAGCAGTTGAAAAGTTGGCTCGACAAGACGCACTCACAGGTGACACCGCAAAGCGTACTGGGCAAGGCGGTGCTTTACCTGGCAAACAACTGGAACCGCCTGGAGCGGTATGTCGAGGCGGGCCACCTGCCGATCGACAACAACCTGGCAGAGCGGGCCATAAAGCCGTTTGTGATCGGGCGCAAAGCTTGGCTGTTCAGTGACACGCCCAAGGGAGCCACGGCTAGCGCGCAGATCTACAGCTTGGTCGAAACCGCCAAGGTCAACGGCCAAGAGCCCTATACGTGGCTGCGCCACGTCCTGGAGCGACTGCCGCACGCCTCATCGGTAGCAGACTACGAAGCGCTGCTGCCATGGAACTGTTCGCCAGAGATGCCACGGTAA
- the tnpB gene encoding IS66 family insertion sequence element accessory protein TnpB (TnpB, as the term is used for proteins encoded by IS66 family insertion elements, is considered an accessory protein, since TnpC, encoded by a neighboring gene, is a DDE family transposase.) gives MMRPDSKVEKVYLYPKPVDFRKSIDGLTALVELDIKVAVFDPVLFVFLNKARNRIKVLYWERNGFCLWLKRLEAERFKTSPDATDEAIVLTVQELNWLLDGFDLWRNRPHQVLTPRFVA, from the coding sequence ATGATGCGCCCCGACAGCAAAGTCGAAAAAGTCTACCTCTACCCCAAGCCCGTGGACTTTCGAAAGTCCATCGACGGCCTCACTGCCCTGGTCGAACTGGACATCAAGGTCGCCGTGTTCGACCCGGTACTTTTCGTCTTCCTCAATAAAGCCCGTAACCGCATCAAGGTGTTGTATTGGGAGCGCAACGGCTTCTGCCTTTGGCTCAAGCGCCTCGAAGCCGAGCGTTTCAAAACTTCACCCGACGCGACCGACGAAGCTATCGTACTGACCGTCCAGGAACTGAATTGGCTACTCGACGGTTTCGATCTCTGGCGCAACCGTCCGCATCAGGTTTTGACTCCTCGTTTCGTCGCCTGA